The Penaeus chinensis breed Huanghai No. 1 chromosome 29, ASM1920278v2, whole genome shotgun sequence genome window below encodes:
- the LOC125040740 gene encoding glycine-rich protein DOT1-like, producing the protein MGILRAFLLVTFLCVASGYPRPGGGRGYGASYSYPVSRPVVTTVVRPVVTVRKVVSPAGGSGGHQGGGGYSSGGFGGSGFSSGGGHGGGFGGGGFSSGGGHGGGFGGSGFSSGGSGYSSGGYGGNGGGFSSGGGHGGGFALGGGFSGSGFVSGGFGSSGGGGGGYGHNSW; encoded by the exons ATGGGAATTCTTCGTGCTTTT CTGCTGGTGACTTTCCTGTGTGTGGCTTCGGGATACCCTCGGcccgggggaggaagggggtatggTGCCTCGTACAG cTACCCCGTCAGTCGTCCGGTCGTGACGACGGTGGTCCGGCCAGTCGTTACGGTGAGGAAGGTCGTATCCCCCGCGGGAGGCAGCGGGGGGcaccaggggggagggggatattccTCCGGTGGATTCGGCGGAAGTGGATTTTCGTCAGGTGGAGGACACGGAGGTGGATTCGGCGGAGGTGGATTTTCGTCGGGTGGAGGACACGGAGGTGGATTCGGCGGGAGTGGATTTTCGTCGGGTGGAAGTGGATACTCTTCGGGTGGATACGGCGGAAACGGCGGTGGATTTTCGTCAGGAGGTGGACACGGCGGTGGATTTGCTTTGGGTGGAGGTTTCAGTGGAAGCGGCTTCGTCTCAGGTGGATTCGGGagcagtggaggaggtggaggaggttacGGCCACAACAGCTGGTAa